The region GCCGGCGCAGAGTTTTCGAAAGATCCCTTTACGCCAGTTAGCGCCGAAGTTCTGGCTGAGTTAAACCCAGATGTAATTTTAGTTATGAGCAAAGGTCTGGCATCGGTTGGGGGAGTTGCAGGTTTAAAGGCACTTCCTGGAGTTGCCCAGACAACTGCTGGAAAGAAGGGGCGCATCCTTGCCGTTGATGATTCTCTTTTACTCTCCTTTGGCCCCCGCACACCAGATCTGATTCTTCAGATGGCAGCTTCTGTAGATGAGTTGATGAAATGAAGTTACGTTTCTCGCTAATTGTTATCGCGCTAAATATTGCGGTGGTGGCATCTCTATTGCTCGGTGCAACGCAGGTAGAAAACATCTGGCGTTATCTATTTAACCCCGGCTTTGACAGCGCAAGTACCAACCATTTAATTCTCTGGCAGATTCGAATTCCACGCATTCTGGTTGCGCTCTTAATTGGCGCAGCACTTGGCTTAGCCGGTGCGATCGCACAATCTGCGGCAAATAACCCGTTGGCAGACCCTGCAATCTTAGGAACATCAGCAGGTGCAAGCCTGGGCGTTGTAATTGGCGTTCTCTTAAACCTTGCTGAAGTTGGTTCAGTGTCGGCAGTTCTCTTTGCAACTATTGGAGCGCTGATTGCAACGGCGCTCACTTTTACTTGGGCTCGCTCAGTAGGTGCCTTGATCATTATCGGAATCGGTACCTCGGCGCTCTTTTCCGCAGTTGTTGGGCTACTAATTACCGCCACAAATAATCCAGAGATCCGTTCGATCTCATTCTGGTCGCTCGGTTCATTAGCGTTAGCGACATCAGAGAGCCTTTTGATTCTTACGCCAGTATTTCTGGTCTGCTTCTTCTTCGCCTTTAAAATCGCTCCACAGTTAGATCTACTCTCACTCGGTGATATCTCAGTACGTCACTTAGGACTTTCTGCGAAAGCGATTCGCTTGAAAGCATTCTTGATAATCGGTTCATTGGTTGCAGTCAGCGTGAGTACCGTGGGCTCAATCTCCTTCTTGGCGCTGGCCGCCCCACATATTGCGCGCATTCTCTTTGGTGGAAAGAACCGAATATTGACGATCGCATCTTCGCTAATCGGTGCGCTGATCTTGCTGGTCGGTGACACGATCGCACGCAGCGTTCTTCCCCCATACGAACTACCTATCGGCCTGATTACATCTTTATTGGGTGCACCAATTCTTATCCTGCTAGTGCGAAAGGCGGCGCTGACATGGAAATAATTGAGATCAAAGATCTAACGCTGCAGCGCAATAACCGCGAACTCTTCACGGGGTTAAGCGCCACTATTGCTAAAGGCTCAATTAGCGCAATTATCGGCCCTAATGGTTGCGGCAAGAGTTCGCTGCTCTTGGCTATCACCGGTGACCTAAAGCCAATTAGCGGTTCTATCTTTATCGCGGAAAAGAATTTGCAAGAGTTAAGCGATCTCGAACAATCGCACCTGCGCAGTTTGGCGCTGCAAGAGCGCACCTTCTGGCTACCGATGACTGTTCGCGAAGTACTAGCCTTGGGGCAGAGCGATGAGGCCATGAATCAAATTGAGAAGATAGCGGCCGACTTGGGGCTTACCGAATTGTTGGGGAACTTAGTGACTACGCTTTCTGTCGGACAGGTGCAGCGTGTTGAAATCGCCCGCACCTTGTTGCGCGACTGCCCGATCTACCTTTTTGACGAACCATTTGCGGCACAGGATCTGGCAAGTAAAGAGAAGTTAATTGAAATCTTTAAGCAACAGCGCAGCGCAGGAAAGACCGTCATTCTGGTCGCACATAGTGAAGTTGAAAAACTATCTTGGTGTGATCAGATAATCCAACTGGGCTCTTAAATCGCGCCAAGATTTTGCAAAGCTGGGGTGTAGCGGCAAGCGAGTTACATCATCAAATAAAACCCAACGCACTTCATGTGATTCATCATTTAACTCGTGCGCCACAAGTTCGCTCGTTGCCTCAGCGATAACGGTGTCATAAGACCAGTTACCGTGGTTATCGTTATGGGTTTGGCGCGGGGTTAACTGCTGTGGATCAATACCGGTCTCTTCTACCGCTTCGCGAATTGCGCCATCAATAACGCTCTCGTGTGAATCACGCGCACCGCCTGGGATTCCCCAAGTGTCTCCGTTATGAACCCAGGGTGCGCGGTGCTGTAACAAGATTGCGCCATCGCGATAGATAAGTAAACCTGCTGCGCCATGCAAGCCCCAATGTTTAGAGCCGCAACTGCACTCGACCCAACCATCTCCATCGCGCGCAGCCATGTTCCTACCTTTCCATATGAGCCGTTAACTATCCACATGGAGTAGGTGCGGGGCGTTTTTTATCAGTTGCAAGATCTATCTTCCCGCAGATGAAGCTCCCATTAATTCTGATTACAGCGTTGGTAATTTCTCTACAAACTCTCACTTCGCACGCAGCAGATTGCGTCAAAGCCTGTGTTGATGTCTATACCCAAGATGGGCAATTGGTTATTGAAGCGAGAAAGGGAAGTGGCCCAAGTTCGGGCAAGGTGACCAAACCCAAAGTTGTTAAGCCAAAGGTTGTTGCTAAGCCTAAAGTTGTAGCCAAACCTAAGCCGGTTGTAAAGCCTAAAGTTGCTGCACCGGTTAAGAAAGCACCAGCGAAACCTGTAAAGAAACCAGTTAAAAAAGCGGCACCGAAAGTAGTCGCAGCAACTTCACTCAGTGATCGCTTAAGTAAATCACTTCCCACCGGCGGCATTTCATATCAGCCAAATTTCAAACCGCTAATTCACACTCCGGTCTATTTCTGGAATGACTTGCCATCGGTCTTCCGCACCCAAGTTAATTTAATTGGCGAAACCATCGATGTGGTTCTGCGCCCTTCATATTTGTGGTCCTTCGGTGATGGTTCATTTCTTGCGACAACCGATCCAGGTGGTCCATTTCCCGAAGGCAAGATCACACATATTTATTCACAGCCCGGCATTTATCCGGTGCTTTTAACAACAACTTGGAGCGGCAGTTTTTCTCACAATGCCGTAGAACGCGCCATTACTGGCCAGATCAAAAAAGTTTCAGCGCTGACCATCACCGTGGTGGCAGCTCCAACCCGCTTTATGAATTGAGAGAGATGACTACGCTTACATCACCACATGACCTACTTGCCGCAATTCCCTTTCTAATTGGTTACCACCCTGAAGATTCATTGGTTGTAGTTTCAATTAAAGATAACACCGTTGGAATGGCGATGCGGATTGATTATCCAGTTGATATTCCCGAAGGTGCTTACGACTTATTGGCTTCACATCTACAGCGAGATTTGGCAACTGGGGCGCTGTTAGTTGCTTATGTTCCAAGCGATCGCAGCGATGGGGAAGTTGTTCTTGCCGATACAAGGGCGGCGTTAACCCGAATTAGTATTGCTACTGATGAATCTCTGCTTATCCAAGGCGGGCGTTATCGCTCTGTTCTATGTCAGGATCAAGGTTGTTGCCCTGCTGAAGGAAACTTAATTCCCGAGATCGATGGTTCGCGTATTGCCGTTGAACATGTTGTTGCAGGTCGTGCGATGCCCTTTGCCAATCTGCAAGCACTCACCGATTCAATTTCATCGTTGCCGGTAGCAACCGAGGCTAAATGGTGCGAATTAGTGGACAGTTTTCTAATTCCCAAAGCTATGGATAACTTGCCGAAGTTACAACGCGATGGCGCAACTGCGGTAATTGATTTAGCAGGTGAATTTGCCAGTGGACGCATTGGCCAAGATCTCGAACTAACCGCGCGGGTTATCGGTCGGTTAAGCGATATCCAGGTGCGCGATTTTGCACTTGGCAGCCATGATGAAGAGAACGTTGATACCTACTTTCAGATGTGGCGCCACTTAATGCGGATCGCACCAAAGGGATATGTGGCACCGATTGCATCTCTGTGTGCCGCGCTGGCATATGAAAGCGGTGATGGCGCACTTGCCCACCGCGCGCTAGATCGCGCCCTCGAAGATGCCAATGGTTATTCCCTGGCGCTCTTATTGCGACGCGTCTTTACAGCAGGTTGGCCGCCGGCATCCTTTGCGGCGATGCGCAGAGAACTACATCCCAAAGTCTGCGCTGGAATTTTTGGTGAAGATCTACCGCCCGGATTCGGGCTTTAACAATTACTTTGTTGGAAAGAAGCTATCTAATTGAGCAAAGACTTTAGGGGATGCAGCAATTATCTTGCCGCCCAGGTGCAGTCCATTGTCAGCGATAAAGTCATTAACTCTTCCGCCTGCTTCAGAGACCAATAAAAGAGCAGCTAAGCAATCCCAAGAGTTGATGTGATATTCGATGTAACCAATGAGTGCGCCACTTGCCACATAACAAATACCAAGTGCTCCTGAACCATTTCGGTGGTACATGCCACCGTTTTCAAGCAGGCCTTTCATCATATGAATCAACTGCGCTGGGGAAGTGCGGTTGGAGTAACCAACGCTAACGATGCCATCGTTTAGAGTCTGGGCATCGCGCACTTGAATTCTCTTGCCGTTTAACGTTGCGCCTTTGCCTTTTTGGGCGATGAAGAATTCATTACCTGCAGGGCTATAAACCAAGCCGATTTCAATTTGAGATTGACTTACAAAGGCGATCGAAACACACCAACTAGTCATCCCCATCAAAAATGGCTGCGTGCCATCAATTGGATCAACTACCCAGATACCTTCTGCGCCTTCAATTCCAGTTGGCCCGGTTTCCTCACCAAAGAATGCATCATCTGGGAAACGTTCCTTGATAGCACTTTTGATCAAAACTTCAGTGTTGTAATCGGCTTCGCTAACAAAATCCTGCAGCCCTTTGCTCTTAACTTCTAGAGTTTCCAGCGATTTCCAATATGTCATGGCTAGATCACCGGCGCGAAGAATTAGCTCTTTGCCGAATTCAAAGCGCTGATCAATATCTACTTGCGAAAGGCTCATCTGGAGAGTCTAATACCCGTCTTTATTGCCATAACCAGGCAGCGCCGCGAACACCACTTGAATCTCCATGTTTTGAGCGAACAATTGGTGTGGCAAAGACTGGCGAAAATGTGTACTGACCAATTTTTCCTGGAAGATCGCGATACAACTCATCGATATTGCTCATTCCGCCACCCATGACAAAAACATCTGGATCCAATGTATTTACAACTACTGAAAGTCCGCGTCCAACGCGGTCAATCCAACTTTCATAATTTGCGATAGCAATTGTCTCTCCACCGCGTGCACGTTCCATAATCTCTGAAGGCTTTAGATCTGCGCCACCGCGCCTTTGATAATCTCTGGAGAAGCTATATCCCGAGATCCAAGTTTCCATACATCCCTTTTTGCCACAGTAACAATCTTCTCCAGGAAGTTCATCGGCGGTAGCAAATGGCAGCGGGTTATGTCCCCAATCACCAGCGCTGTTATTAGGGCCGTGATGTGCGCGCATATTTACCGCAACACCTGCTCCTGCACCGCTAGCGATAATTACTCCGAAGACAACTGCGTAACCTGCACCGGCTCCATCACGGGCTTCAGATGATGCAAAACAATCGGCGTCGTTTACAACGCGAAGTGGTCGTCCAATTACTTTGTTCAAATCTGCTTCAACGGGCTGGCCGTTTATCCAGGTTGAACTTCCGCCTTTACCTAAACGACTAATTGGTTCAAGAGATCCCGGAATTCCAATTCCGATTGAACCGCGCTGACCGGTCTTCTCCTCGATCTCCACGATTAATTCGGCAATCGTCCTTAAGCAAGCCTGATAGTCACCGCGCGGAGTATCGCGCCTGATGCGCATTAGTTCGGTGCCATCGGGTTCTAGGGCAACGATTTCAATCTTGGTTCCGCCCCAGTCAACCCCGATCAACATAGTTCTAGAGTAAGTCAGATAGAGAATGCGCGAAAGACCCACGTGGTTTTTTGGGTTAGAATTTGGACAGGTCACGAGTTCTAATCGATAGCCCCGGCTGATTAGACGGCAACCCTCCACCGCGGTGGGGTGCTCCGGGTGACGACCAGGTTTGCATCACACGATGTGAGCAAGTGCGTGAAGGAATTAAATGTCGAACTCGATTACTACAGCAGTTACAGGTGCATGGCTGGAAAGCCATGATCCCGGCGATCGCAAATTTGTAAAGATCGGCTTTCTCTTACTTGAAAGCGGCGAGACGCTGCCCGATATCACGATTGCTTATCAAACTTGGGGCACGTTAAGCGCTGCAAAAGATAATGCGATTTTAATTAACCATGCGATGACTGGTTGGTCTGATGTAACTAGTTGGTGGCCAAATATGGTCGGCCCAGGTCTTCCTTTTGATACCGATAAATATTTCATCGTCTGCCCTAATGTGATTGGCGGATGTCAGGGAAGTACAGGTCCATCGAGTATTGCTCCTGATGGCAAACGTTACGGCTCACGTTTTCCAGTTGTGACAGTGCGTGATATGGCCGCGGCCGAACTTTTATTTAGCGATGCCATCGGCATAAAGAAATATCGTTTGGCTGTAGGTCCATCCCTTGGCGGAATGCGCTCGCTGGAATGGGCGATTGAATATCCAGACCGCGTCGGTGCTATTTGCACGATCGGTTCATCAGCAGTTGCAACCGGCGATCAGATCGGCGGATTCTCAGTGCAGATCCGCGCAATCAAGAGCGATCCAAATTTCAACGGCGGCGATTATTACGAGCAAGCAAGGGGCCCAATCGAAGGCTTGGGTATCGCCCGACGCATCGCGCATCTGACTTATCGCACCGAATCTGAGATGGATGTGCGCTTTGGTGGCCAGATGCAGGGCGATGACACCGGGCGCTATGCCGTTGAGTCATACCTTGATCATCAGGCGGTTAAATTGGCCAAGCGCTTTGATGCCAATACCTATATCTCGCTAACTTCAGCGATGGCATCCCATGATGTGGGCCGCGATCGCGGGGGAGTCGTGGCTGCGCTGGAATCGATCAAGATTCCGGTCGTTGTGGTCTCAATTGATACCGATCGCCTATTCCCACCTCGACTTCAGGTTGAGATTGCCGAGCTCGTTCCTAAGGCGCAACCGCTAATTACTATCTCATCGGACTTCGGACACGATGGCTTTTTGGTCGAATCTGAGTCAGTTGGCGCCGCAATCGGCCAAGCGCTGAGTATAATATAGCCATCGCTTCGAGCAGTTCGAAACAAAGGTTTCGAAGATAGTTCGAAAAACCAAAGGACAATTGTGGCTGTATTTAGTGCGCTCAAAAACAAGGCAAAGTCAGCAAAGGCAGCGAAAAATGCTCCTGCCAAGAAAGCTGTTGCTAAGAAAGCACCTGCAAAAAAGGTAGCCGCCAAGAAGGCACCTGTTAAGAAAGCGTCAGCGAAGAAGGTCGCAGCGAAGCCTGTTAAGAAGGCCGTCGTTAAGCCAGTTAAGCCAGTAAAGGTTGCGCTGAAGAAAGATTTATCTGCCAAAGAAGTTCAACAACTTGTAAATTTGAAGAACGACGTCGCTCGCCACAAAGAGATCGTCGAAACACTTGCTGCCAGCGGTATCGATAACTATCGCAAAGCGGTTAAGAAAGAATTTTTGGCGCTCGCCCAAGAAGCGCGCCACCTTGATGAAGTTATTGCAACTGACTCTGAGAAAGCACGCAAAGCAGGACTCGGAACATCTGCGCGAATTCTCTCTAAAGCCCAACTCGCACTAATTGCGCCACCTCCAGCACCTGTTGCTCCAAAGAGCGAAGGTAAAGCCGGCAAGGCTGCGGTGGTTCTAGATGATGAAGGTAACGAAATCGTCGTTGAAGAAATTGAACTTGAAGATGTCGAAACTCTTATCGCTGAAGTCGCTGAAATCATCGACACAGAAGCAGAAGATAAATCTAATCAGCCACGCGTTGTAAACCTGGCTGAAGAAGCATCTGGAAACGAAGAAAATGCCTTCACCCTAAAGGCCTCTGAAGAAGATGATGCACCTGCGCAGACAGTTATGACTGCTGGTGCAACCGCTGACCCAGTAAAGGATTACCTAAAGCAGATCGGCCGCGTAGCACTCCTTAACGCTGAGCTCGAAGTAGAGCTAGCAACGCGTATTGAAGCCGGCCTCTTTGCCGAAGAGAAGATTAAAGAAGATAAGAAGATGGAGAAGAAGTTCAAGCGCGAACTTGAATGGATCGTTGAAGATGGCAAACGCGCTAAGAACCACTTGCTTGAAGCAAACCTTCGTCTCGTTGTATCTCTTGCAAAGCGTTACACCGGTCGCGGCATGTTGTTCCTTGATCTAATTCAAGAAGGAAACCTCGGCCTTATCCGCGCAGTTGAAAAGTTCGACTACACAAAGGGTTACAAGTTCTCTACCTATGCAACTTGGTGGATCCGTCAGGCGATTACTCGCGCGATGGCAGACCAGGCTCGCACAATCCGTATTCCAGTTCACATGGTTGAAGTCATCAACAAGTTGGCTCGCGTTCAGCGCCAGATGTTGCAAGACCTCGGCCGCGAACCGACTCCAGAAGAGCTCGCTAAAGAACTTGATATGACACCTGAAAAGGTTGTTGAAGTTCAGAAGTACGGCCGCGAACCAATCTCACTTCACACACCACTTGGTGAAGAAGGCGATTCTGAGTTCGGAGATCTCATTGAAGACTCTGAAGCGGTTAAGCCTGAAGAATCTGTAACTTTCACAATCTTGCAAGAACAGTTGATGCAGGTCTTAGGTGGCCTCACCAACCGTGAAGCAGATGTAATCAAGGCTCGTTACGGACTTACAGATGGTCAGCCAAAGACCCTTGATGAGATCGGCAAGGTTCACGGGGTTACTCGCGAACGTATCCGCCAGATCGAATCAAAGACGATGTCGAAGTTGCGCCACCCATCACGTTCGCAATCACTTCGCGATTATCTAGATTAAAACTAGATTAAAAAGAAATCGAGTTCTAACGTGGATAAGCCAAAGGTTTTCATAAACCCCAAAAGTGGTTCTATCCGCATAACCGGTGAAGTTGAAATGGTCGATGCTGATGGCAACGTTCTAGAGACTTTAGAAAATCCAAAGTTCTGCGGATGTGGCCAATCAAAAGAAAAACCCTTCTGCGACGGATCGCACAAGGGTCTTCTTAATAAAGATTAATTAATTCTTAGATTCAACCAAGCGCTCTGACTCGTCTTGGATTGCAACTGCCACAGCCTTTAGCTTTTCAGCGTATTCCTTGCCGTGGTGTGCACAGAACATTAGTTCGCCACCTGTTGCGAGGGTTGCTCGCACATATGCCTGAGCGCCGCAACGATCGCAACGATCAAGTGCATTAAGAGGTGTGGATTCGAGGATTACTTGCTCGGTCATCGCGCTCTCCGTTCATTTAGGTGGGAAGTGGTACTTCTTATGGAACATCAAACCATGTCTCTTTATTCCCCGCAGGAAATAAATGGAGGAATATTGTTACTTTTGCGTTGCAATTCACAGACTTTTCCGATTTTTCGCCCGAAAGAAGGAAATTACCAATATTTGAGACTATTACGGCGCGTTAACGCAAGATCCTTGCAACTACGCCGATAACCTTTGCCTCCGTGGCCGCCAAGAATTCTAAAGATGCTGGAGATCAACTCGATCTCACTGCTCTAGGCGACGCCGAAGATTCTTATACCGCCAAAGACCTGGCAGTCCTTGAAGGCCTTGATGCGGTTCGTAAACGTCCGGGTATGTATATCGGTTCAACCGATTCACGCGGGCTCATGCACTGTCTCTGGGAAATTATCGATAACTCAGTAGATGAATCACTTGCAGGTCATTGCAAGAAGATTGAAATTAATTTAGAAGCTGATGGATCTATCGAAGTCCATGATGATGGTCGCGGTATTCCAGTTGATAAAGAACCAAAGACTGGATTAACTGGAGTTGAAGTTGTACTTACAAAGTTGCACGCAGGCGGAAAGTTCGGTGGCGGTTCTTATGCTGCATCAGGTGGTCTGCACGGCGTTGGTGCATCAGTTGTAAACGCACTTGCCGAACGTCTTGATGCAGAAGTAGATCGCAATGGCAAAATTTACTGGATGTCATTTAAGCGCGGCGTTGCCGGCATCTTCGATGGCGAAGGTCCAAAGGCAGAGTTCACACCACAATCTGGACTTCGCACAATTGGAAAAGTTTCTGCAAAAGTTACAGGTACCCGTATTAAGTGGTGGGCAGATCGTCAGATCTTCTTAAAGGAAGCATCCCTTGATATCGAAGAAATTTACGCTCGCGCACGTCAGACCTCATTCTTAGTTCCAGGCTTAACGCTGATCGTCAATGACAATCGCACCAAAGCCGTAACAACTCAAACTTTCTACCACAAGGGCGGTATCTCCGAGTTCTGCGAATTCTTACAACCAGATCAACCAGTAGGCGAAGTAATCCGCATCTACGGCACCGGCCATTATCAAGAGACTGTTCCAGTCCTTGACGATAAAGGCCACATGGTTTCAACTGAAGTAGAACGCGATATGGAAGTAGATATTGCGATGAAGTGGGGCGATGGCTTTGATGCCACCGTTCACTCCTTCGTAAACATTATTTCGACGCCAAAGGGTGGAACCCACGTTCAAGGTTTCGAGCGAGCGATCACCAAAGCATTTAACGAATCCCTTCGCAGCACTGGCACTCTGAAGAAGAACGAAGCCGATGTAATTAAAGATGACATCATGGAAGGCCTTACCGCTGTCATCACAGTGCGTATGTCTGAACCACAGTTCGAAGGACAGACCAAGGAAGTTCTCGGCACAGCGGCTGCAACACGAATCGTCTCTGCAGTAGTTGCCGACAAGATGAAAGAGTTCTTCAACACAACTCGTCGTATCGATAAGGCCAACGGCCGTTTGATTCTCGAGAAAGTTGCTGCTGCATCACGTACTCGTATTTCTGCACGTACTCACAAGGACCTGCAACGTCGTAAGAACGCCCTCGAATCATCTGCGCTTCCAACCAAGCTCTCTGATTGCCGCTCTGAAGATGTAACTCGTACCGAACTTCTGATCGTAGAAGGTGACTCAGCACTTGGTACCACCAAGGCAGCGCGTAACTCTGAATTCCAAGCAATCCTGCCAATTCGCGGCAAGATCCTTAACGTACAAAAGGCATCGCTTTCACAAATGCTAGATAACTCCGAATGCGCATCAATCATTCAGGTAATCGGCGCCGGTTCCGGTAAATCATTTGAACTAGCCGATGCGCGCTACGGCCGCATCATCTTGATGTCCGATGCGGACGTTGATGGTGCGCATATTCGCTGCTTGCTCTTAACTCTTCTCTATCGCTACATGAAGCCGATGATCGATGACGGTCGCGTCTTTGCAGCGATTCCACCACTTCACCGCATCGAGCTAATGGGTAGCGGCGGCAAAAAGGGTGAGTACATCTACACATACTCAGATGATGAGATGAAGAAGGTCACCGCAGATTTGAAGAAGTCCGGCAAGAAGTGGAAAGAACCTATTCAGCGCTATAAAGGCCTTGGTGAAATGGATGCTGATCAGCTCCGTGAGACCACTATGGACCCAGATGCTCGCACCCTACGCCGCATAACAATTTCTGATGCAGCAGCGGCAGAGGCGATGTTCGAACTTCTCATGGGTAACGATGTAGCCCCACGTAAAGAATTTATCTCAACGGCTGAAATCGATCGCGATCGGATCGACGCTTAACTTATTTAGCTTTAATCAGGTTTTAATCAATAGAAACTAGATCGAAGTACTCGTCTTTCCAAATATCTTCATCGCCATCAGGCAGCAAGATCACGCGCTCTGGCTTAAGGGCCTGAACAGCGCCTTCGTCGTGAGAGACCATGATTACTGCGCCTTGATATTCACCAAGAGCGCCCAAGATCTCTTCACGTGAAGCGGGATCTAAGTTGTTTGTTGGCTCATCTAGCAAAAGAACGTTTGCGGCAGATACAACAAGAGTTGCGAGTGCTAAACGAGTTCTTTCGCCACCAGATAAGACCTTCACTGGCTTATGAACATCATCGCCAACGAATAAGAATGAACCAAGAACGTTACGGGCTTCTGGTTCGCGCAAGTCATCCTTGGAAGACATCATGTTTTCCAGAATTGTGCGATCAAAGTCGAGCATTTCATGTTCCTGGGCGTAGTAACCAAGTTTTAAGCCATGGCCATGTTCAACTTTTCCAGTATCGGATTCGAGTTGATTGGCAAGGATCTTTAGAAGAGTAGTTTTTCCAGCACCGTTAAGTCCCAAGATAACAACGCGTGAGCCCTTATCGATAACACAGGAAACGTCGGTAAAGATTTCAAGTGATCCGTAGTTCTTAGAGAGCTCTTCACCGGATAGGGGAGTCTTTCCGCAAGGTGCTGGTGTTGGGAAGCGAAGTTTGGCGACCTTATCCTTAACGCGAACGTCATCGAGTGAGGAACGAAGTTTCTCAGCGCGACGTAACATGCCTTGAGCGGCAGTTGCCTTAGAAGCCTTAGCGCGCATCTTCTCGCCCTGCTTCTGCAAGATTTCAGCTTTCTTTTCGGCGTTGGCACGCTCTTTCTTGCGGCGATGTTCATCTTGCTCGCGCTGCAAGAGGTATTGCTTCCAGCCCAAGTTATAAACATCGATCACGTTACGGTTGCCATCGATATAGAAGACCTTATTTACAACTTGTTCGATCAAGTTAACATCGTGAGAGATGATGACAAGTCCGCCTGAATAAGTGCTGAGGTAGTTGCGAAGCCAGATGATTGAGTCAGCATCTAAGTGGTTCGTTGGCTCATCCAGAAGCAGAGTTTCTGCGCCCGAGAACAAGATACGTGCAAGTTCGATACGACGGCGCTGACCACCAGATAGTGTGTCTAGTTGATTGCCAAAGACTGCTTCAGATACGCCAAGTGAAGTTGCGATCGCTTCTGCTTCAGATGTTGCGGCATAACCACCGGCTGCTTGGAACTCGGCATCGACGCGTGAGTAACGCTCCATCGCCTTTTCGAGTGCTTCACCTTCAGTTGTTGCCATCTCTTCTTCAACTTGGGTCATACGCGCTGCGATCTGATCTAATC is a window of Candidatus Planktophila lacus DNA encoding:
- a CDS encoding PKD domain-containing protein, with amino-acid sequence MKLPLILITALVISLQTLTSHAADCVKACVDVYTQDGQLVIEARKGSGPSSGKVTKPKVVKPKVVAKPKVVAKPKPVVKPKVAAPVKKAPAKPVKKPVKKAAPKVVAATSLSDRLSKSLPTGGISYQPNFKPLIHTPVYFWNDLPSVFRTQVNLIGETIDVVLRPSYLWSFGDGSFLATTDPGGPFPEGKITHIYSQPGIYPVLLTTTWSGSFSHNAVERAITGQIKKVSALTITVVAAPTRFMN
- a CDS encoding ABC transporter ATP-binding protein, producing the protein MEIIEIKDLTLQRNNRELFTGLSATIAKGSISAIIGPNGCGKSSLLLAITGDLKPISGSIFIAEKNLQELSDLEQSHLRSLALQERTFWLPMTVREVLALGQSDEAMNQIEKIAADLGLTELLGNLVTTLSVGQVQRVEIARTLLRDCPIYLFDEPFAAQDLASKEKLIEIFKQQRSAGKTVILVAHSEVEKLSWCDQIIQLGS
- a CDS encoding NUDIX hydrolase; translated protein: MAARDGDGWVECSCGSKHWGLHGAAGLLIYRDGAILLQHRAPWVHNGDTWGIPGGARDSHESVIDGAIREAVEETGIDPQQLTPRQTHNDNHGNWSYDTVIAEATSELVAHELNDESHEVRWVLFDDVTRLPLHPSFAKSWRDLRAQLDYLITPR
- a CDS encoding FecCD family ABC transporter permease gives rise to the protein MKLRFSLIVIALNIAVVASLLLGATQVENIWRYLFNPGFDSASTNHLILWQIRIPRILVALLIGAALGLAGAIAQSAANNPLADPAILGTSAGASLGVVIGVLLNLAEVGSVSAVLFATIGALIATALTFTWARSVGALIIIGIGTSALFSAVVGLLITATNNPEIRSISFWSLGSLALATSESLLILTPVFLVCFFFAFKIAPQLDLLSLGDISVRHLGLSAKAIRLKAFLIIGSLVAVSVSTVGSISFLALAAPHIARILFGGKNRILTIASSLIGALILLVGDTIARSVLPPYELPIGLITSLLGAPILILLVRKAALTWK
- the metX gene encoding homoserine O-acetyltransferase MetX, whose protein sequence is MSNSITTAVTGAWLESHDPGDRKFVKIGFLLLESGETLPDITIAYQTWGTLSAAKDNAILINHAMTGWSDVTSWWPNMVGPGLPFDTDKYFIVCPNVIGGCQGSTGPSSIAPDGKRYGSRFPVVTVRDMAAAELLFSDAIGIKKYRLAVGPSLGGMRSLEWAIEYPDRVGAICTIGSSAVATGDQIGGFSVQIRAIKSDPNFNGGDYYEQARGPIEGLGIARRIAHLTYRTESEMDVRFGGQMQGDDTGRYAVESYLDHQAVKLAKRFDANTYISLTSAMASHDVGRDRGGVVAALESIKIPVVVVSIDTDRLFPPRLQVEIAELVPKAQPLITISSDFGHDGFLVESESVGAAIGQALSII
- a CDS encoding ROK family protein, which produces MLIGVDWGGTKIEIVALEPDGTELMRIRRDTPRGDYQACLRTIAELIVEIEEKTGQRGSIGIGIPGSLEPISRLGKGGSSTWINGQPVEADLNKVIGRPLRVVNDADCFASSEARDGAGAGYAVVFGVIIASGAGAGVAVNMRAHHGPNNSAGDWGHNPLPFATADELPGEDCYCGKKGCMETWISGYSFSRDYQRRGGADLKPSEIMERARGGETIAIANYESWIDRVGRGLSVVVNTLDPDVFVMGGGMSNIDELYRDLPGKIGQYTFSPVFATPIVRSKHGDSSGVRGAAWLWQ
- a CDS encoding DUF4192 domain-containing protein, giving the protein MTTLTSPHDLLAAIPFLIGYHPEDSLVVVSIKDNTVGMAMRIDYPVDIPEGAYDLLASHLQRDLATGALLVAYVPSDRSDGEVVLADTRAALTRISIATDESLLIQGGRYRSVLCQDQGCCPAEGNLIPEIDGSRIAVEHVVAGRAMPFANLQALTDSISSLPVATEAKWCELVDSFLIPKAMDNLPKLQRDGATAVIDLAGEFASGRIGQDLELTARVIGRLSDIQVRDFALGSHDEENVDTYFQMWRHLMRIAPKGYVAPIASLCAALAYESGDGALAHRALDRALEDANGYSLALLLRRVFTAGWPPASFAAMRRELHPKVCAGIFGEDLPPGFGL
- a CDS encoding inositol monophosphatase family protein; protein product: MSLSQVDIDQRFEFGKELILRAGDLAMTYWKSLETLEVKSKGLQDFVSEADYNTEVLIKSAIKERFPDDAFFGEETGPTGIEGAEGIWVVDPIDGTQPFLMGMTSWCVSIAFVSQSQIEIGLVYSPAGNEFFIAQKGKGATLNGKRIQVRDAQTLNDGIVSVGYSNRTSPAQLIHMMKGLLENGGMYHRNGSGALGICYVASGALIGYIEYHINSWDCLAALLLVSEAGGRVNDFIADNGLHLGGKIIAASPKVFAQLDSFFPTK